The window cccccccccccccccgatcCACCCAGGCGCccaccccccccgccccccgctccCCCGGCCCCggcgccccgcccccggccccccCTCCCTCaaacccaggagtccaggcccagcccttcctccctcagacccaggagtgcAGGCCCCCAGCCCTTCCTCTCTCAGACCCAGGAATCCAGACCCCGCccttcctccctcagacccaggagtccaggctccagtccctcctccctcagGCCTCAGGAATGTGGATTCCAGCTCCCGGCTGGCCCTGCTCACCTGCTCCAGCTCCaactctctgcctccctggtcacTGCCGTCCTCTGAGTCCTCAGCAGTAGCCTGATCATGGAACTGGTAGATACTCACAGCCTCCCAGCCCTTGATCTCGCAGCGGCAGAAGGGGCAGGTCTGGCTGTCCGAGTGCTGCGGGAGGTCGGGAGGGAAAGGGTCAGTGCCCCCTGCTCTCCATCCTGTCCCTTGGGCCGACGAGGAGTTCCCTGCCCAAAAGATTGATGTGGGGAAGACAGACAGAGGAAGGGAGacggaaggagagaagagaagtcaTGGAGAGCAGGGGAACGTGGAGGGAAATGCTGGGAGGGAAGGTGAGAGAGGAACGGAACCAGAGTCAAGGTCAGGAGGGGGCACACAGGCCAGGGATCCCCATGGAGCCGCCGTGGCTGCAGTTTCTGGGCCAGGCCTTTCCAGGCTTAAATGCTCACTATggcccttgttttgttttgttttgttttttaaacagagtctcgctctgtcacctaggcaggagtgcagtggtgcgatctctgctcactgcaacatctgtctcccgggttcaagcgattctcatgtctcagcctcacgagcagctgggattacaggcacccaccaccacacccatctaatttttttttagatttttttaaattttttaaatttttttagtagacacggggtttcaccatattggccaggttcgtctcaaactcctgacctcaagtgatccacccaccctggcctcccaaagtgctgggattacagacgtgagccaccgtgcccagcctcattatgGCCCTTGGGAAGTCACTATTCTCAGCCCTGTCCTCCAGGGGACGAggctaaggctcagagaggcgaAGCCACTAGCTGGGGATCAcccaggcagggaaggaaggagagcttTCCACCGATAACATTGCCGGAGAGGCAGAAACAGAGGCAGCGTGTGCAGAGTGGGGTGGAACAAGAGGCCCGGGGAAAGACAGCGGCCTCCTGAGTGGTCGCCCGCAGCTCTCTGCCCTCTCTGGACTTTGGTTTCCCCATATGATCAATGAGGCATAGAGGAGATCCTCTTGGGGCTTTTCCTGTAGAGAGGGGGAGACCAGCCAGGAAGGCGGCGCGGGGGTCAGACCCACCTGCCAGGTAGCCAGGCAGCGGCTGCAGAGCAGGTGCCCGCACGGCTCGATCTTCACATCCTTGTTGCTCTCAGCACAGATCTTACAGAGCTCAAATGTGGAGTCCATGGCCCAGTagagctgcagctgctcctggcAGGTGAGAGGATAGAAAAGACAGCGAGGGGCATGCGTCAGCCACGAGGACACTACTTGGGCCACAGGAAGAAAATCCCAAACCtcagctggttgtggtggctcacgcctgtaatcccagcactttggaggccgaggcggggggatcgcctgaggtcaggagttcgagaccaatgtTGTCAACTATgttgaagccctgtctctactaaaaatacaaaaattagccagggcatggtggtgcacgcctgtagtcccagctacttgggaggctgaggcaggagaatcacttgaacttgggagatggaggtggcagtgagctgagattgcgccattgcactccagcctgggcaacaagagcaaaacaagaaagacagaaagatggacggacggaaggaaggaaggaaggacggaaggaaggaaggaaggaaaaaaggaaggaaggaaggaaggaaggaaggaaggaaaggaaggaaggaaggaaggaaaatcccAAACCTCTGTCttggcgctgtggctcatgcctgtaatctcagcatttctggcggccaaggccggtggaatgcttgagcccaggagttctggaccagcctgggaagcatagcaagaccccgtttctatttttaaaaaaataaactaaacttcTGTGCCAGACCTGAACCCTCTCCTAAGTCCAAGGTTGGCATGCCCAACGGCCTCCTACATGTCTTcactcattttttgtgtgtgtttttaaaatttatttatttctttttctttttgagatggagtcttgctctgttgcccaggctggagcacagtggtgtgatctcagcttactgcaacctctgcctcccgggttcaagtgattcttgtgcctccgcctcccaactctagtgcctcagctgggactacaggactacaccacacccggctaatttttgtatttttggtagagatgggtttcactgatgttggccaggctggtcttgaactcctgacctcaggtgatctgcccgcctcggcctaccaaagtgctgggattaccagcgcgGTGGCACCTGGCCTCTAAATTTGGATTTCATGTAAACAGTAAATACAGTTTGAAGTATAAagatgtcccaaatattgcaagggatatatt is drawn from Piliocolobus tephrosceles isolate RC106 unplaced genomic scaffold, ASM277652v3 unscaffolded_24406, whole genome shotgun sequence and contains these coding sequences:
- the LOC111534770 gene encoding E3 ubiquitin-protein ligase CBL-C-like — its product is MIKSMLQKRKLRPESYLYPDGKNHNPDLTELDQAEPQQRIHVSEEQLQLYWAMDSTFELCKICAESNKDVKIEPCGHLLCSRCLATWQHSDSQTCPFCRCEIKGWEAVSIYQFHDQATAEDSEDGSDQGGRELELEQ